The Vibrio pomeroyi genome window below encodes:
- a CDS encoding SDR family oxidoreductase has protein sequence MSVIFITGANRGIGLSLTQQYLKGNHKVYATYREANSAKELLSLAKHNSNLTCIQLEITDYQAVGQLPSQMEPIDILLNNAGYYGPKGYGLGNTDVEEWRRVFEVNTIAPLKLVETLLPLLEDSDIKKVACLSSRVGSMTENTSGGGYIYRSSKAALNSVVKSLSNDLTENGFTVLALHPGWVQTEMGGPNALIDTDTSASGLIKVIESANTEVSGHFFNFDGSEIDW, from the coding sequence ATGAGCGTAATTTTTATTACTGGAGCGAACCGCGGCATTGGCTTAAGCCTGACTCAGCAGTACTTGAAAGGTAACCACAAGGTATACGCGACTTATCGTGAAGCCAATTCAGCAAAAGAACTGCTCTCACTCGCAAAGCACAACAGCAACCTAACCTGCATTCAATTAGAGATAACCGATTACCAAGCAGTAGGCCAACTCCCCTCGCAAATGGAACCGATTGATATCTTGCTCAACAACGCTGGCTACTATGGTCCTAAAGGTTATGGGCTGGGTAATACCGATGTCGAAGAGTGGCGTCGTGTTTTTGAAGTCAACACTATTGCTCCGCTGAAACTTGTCGAAACGCTATTGCCTTTATTAGAAGACAGCGATATCAAAAAGGTCGCTTGTTTATCCTCTAGAGTCGGCAGTATGACTGAGAACACCTCAGGCGGCGGTTATATCTATCGCTCCTCTAAAGCCGCTCTAAACTCCGTGGTGAAGAGCCTAAGCAACGACTTAACCGAGAATGGCTTTACAGTGTTAGCACTGCACCCAGGTTGGGTACAGACTGAAATGGGCGGGCCGAATGCTCTGATCGACACCGACACTTCAGCATCCGGCCTTATTAAAGTCATCGAGTCAGCGAATACCGAAGTGAGTGGTCACTTCTTCAATTTCGATGGCAGCGAAATAGACTGGTGA